The DNA sequence GGGCGTACGCGAGCATTCCCTTGCTGGTTCGTGGCTCGCTCATCGGCGTCGCGGTCTTCGCGCGTCGCGTGCCCCGCGGCTTCCGCGACTTGGAGTTGGCGGTCCTTCAGGATGTGGCGCGCGCCATGGGCGTGGCAACGGCCAATGCGATGGCGAACGACGAGATTCGCCGATTGCGCGATCAGCTCGAGGCGGAGAACGTGGCGCTCCGCTCCGAGCTCAGTCGCACACGAGCGTTCGGCGAGGTCATCGGCCAGTCCGAGGCCATGCGTATCGTGCTTGATGCCCTCGATCAGGTCGCCTCCACGGACCTTCCGGTGCTCATCACTGGAGAGACCGGCACTGGCAAGGAGCTCATCGCCCGCGCGCTGCACAGGCGATCAGCGCGGTCTGACCAGCCGCTCGTCAAAGTGAGATGTGCAACGCTTCCCGCGGCCCTCATCGGAGAGACGAGCCCTGCGGTCACTGTT is a window from the Luteitalea sp. genome containing:
- a CDS encoding GAF domain-containing protein, coding for MRSRRKAPSLPLGDGDRHALVLCAWEAINAERDLDRVLVTVADVLVPLVAFDAVSLIGFEEGKGGRPYAFHLVGEAPEAAATVLMAMKRPLEGAPDRPLRPHAGSVLAARIRSGRPYICADLLAEPAWYPHERRLAAAGIRAYASIPLLVRGSLIGVAVFARRVPRGFRDLELAVLQDVARAMGVATANAMANDEIRRLRDQLEAENVALRSELSRTRAFGEVIGQSEAMRIVLDALDQVASTDLPVLITGETGTGKELIARALHRRSARSDQPLVKVRCATLPAALIGETSPAVTV